Below is a genomic region from Medicago truncatula cultivar Jemalong A17 chromosome 3, MtrunA17r5.0-ANR, whole genome shotgun sequence.
gtttttttaaagaaaatctTTTCGCCCCGCCCCAAGCGAGAGTGAATCTATCTAGGGCTTTTTGCTTCAAGAATTTatcatcaatcaaataaaaatgtcgTTTTGTTCCCGACTTTTTGCcttgttttcttttatgattttagaaaaaatggtaatacaaaaaacaaaaaatataatcaccTTCTAAAAATCTGCACTTacttattttctaaaatcatcaatcatatatgCAGATTAAAAACCAATGAACCCGGTGAACAACATAACCCTATgatctctcccaactttgagttccctgtgtatgaggcggaagaagaagagaacgAAGAGATTCCCGACGAAATCTCTCGGCTACTTGAACAAGAAAGAAAGATCATTCAGCCCTATGGGGAAGAATTAGAAGCCATCAACTTGGGTACCGAAGAAGACAAGAAGGAGATCAAGATTGGGGCATCACTTGAGGCAAGTGTCAAGAAGCGAGTGATAGAGCTTCTCaaagaatatgttgatgtgttcgCTTGGTCGTACCGAGATATGCCGGGTCTGGATACTGATATCGTGGTACACCATTTACCTTTGAAACCCGAGTGTCCGCCGGTCAAGCAGAAATTAAGAAGAACCCGCCCTGATATGGCCCTCAAGATTAAAGAGGAAGTGCAGAAACAGATCGATGCAGGTTTCCTCGTTACATCAAAATACCCTCAATGGCTAGCCAACATAGTGCCTGTTCTGAAGAAGGATGGCaaagtcagaatgtgtgttgattacCGTGACCTTAACAAAGCTAGTCCCAAAGATGattttccattacctcatattgatgtacTAGTTGACAGCACTGCAAAATCCAaagtgttctccttcatggatggtttctccggttacaatcagatcaagatGGCGCCCGAAGACAAAGAGAAGACGTCTTTCATCACACCTTGGGGCACTTTCTGTTACAGAGTAATGCCGTTCGGTTTGATCAATGCAGGGGCTACTTATCAAAGGGGTATGACTACTATCTTTCACGACATGATACACAAAGAGATTGAGgtttatgtggatgacatgatcgTCAAGTCAATCACTGAAGaacaacatgttgagtatttgctAAAGATGTTCCAACGGCTAAGAAAGTACAGACTTCGtctgaatcccaacaaatgtacttTTGGTGTTAGATCCGGAAAGCTTCTGGGCTTCATTGTTAGTCAGAAAGGTATTGAAGTAGATCCAGACAAGGTCAAAGCCATcagagaaatgccagctccgcAAACAGAAAAACAAGTAAGGGGGTTTCTCGGACGactgaattacatctcccgttTCAtctctcatatgactgcaacatGTGGGCCGATATTCAAACTCCTCCGCAAGGATCAAGGGATTGATTGGACAGAAGATTGCCagaaagcttttgatagcatcaaagcGTACTTACTAGAACCTCCGATTCTCATCCCTCCAGTTGAAGGAAGACCACTAATCATGTACCTGACTGTACTAGAAGATTCCATGGGTTGTGTGCTCGGACAACAAGACGAAACTGGAAGAAAGGAGCATGCCATTTATTATTTGAGCAAGAAGTTTACTGACTGTGAATCTCGCTATTCCATGCTCGAGAAGACTTGTTGCGCACTAGCCTGGGCTGCTAAACGTCTCCGTCACTATATGATTAGTCATACTACTTGGTTGATATCTAAGatggatccgatcaagtacATCTTTGAGAAACCTGCTTTGACAGGAAGAATTGCCCGGTGGCAGATGTTATTATCCGAATATGATATTGAGTATCGTACCCAGAAAGCAATCAAAGGCAGTATCCTTGCTGATCACTTGGCTCACCAACCAATTGAAGACTATCAGCCCATCAAGTTCGACTTTCCTGATGAAGAGATTATGTATTTGAAGATGAAAGATTGTGACGAACCGCTACTCGGGGAAGGTCCAGAGCCTGAATCAAAATGGGGTCTAATATTCGACGGAGCTGTTAATGCTTATGGTAGCGGAATTGGGGCAATCATTGTCACTCCTAAAGGTGCACACATCCCTTTCACGGCCAGGCTAACGTTCAACTGTACAAACAACATGGCAGAGTACGAAGCGTGTATCATGGGTATCGAAGAAGCCATCGATCTGAGAATTAAGAACCTCGACATTTATGGTGACTCAGCCCTTGTAATCAATCAAATCACAGGAGAATGGGAGACTCGTCACCCCGGCTTGGTTCCCTACAAAGACTATGCAAGACGATTACTGACCTTCTTCAACAAAGTCGAGCtacaccatattcctcgtgatgagaaccagaTGGCGGATGCTCTGGCTACTTTGTCTTCAATGTACCAAGTAAATCGTCGGAATGAAGTACCACTGATCCATATCAGACGTCTTGAGAGACCCGCTCATGTATTCGCCACTGAAGAAGTTGTTGATGACAAGCCATGGTTCCACGATATCAAATGTTTCCTTCAAAGGCAAGAGTATCCACTTGGAGCATCCAGTAAAGACAAGAAGACTCTAAGAAGATTGTCTGTCAATTTCTTCCTGAACGGGGacattttatataaaagaaacttCGATATGGTGTTGCTCAGATGTGTTGACAAACATGAGGCAGACTTATTGATGCATGAAATACACGAAGGATCCTTTGGGACTCATTCTAGCGGACATACAATGGCCAAGAAGATATTGAGAGCAGGTTATTACTGGATGACAATAGAAGCCGATTGTTACAAGCATGCCAGGAAGTGTTATAAGTGTCAAATCTATGccgataagattcatgtgccgcCGACTGCACTCAATGTTCTTTCCTCCCCGTGGCCattctctatgtggggcattgacatgattaGAAGAATTGAACCCAAAGCTTCAAATGGACACCGCTTCATTCTAGTGGCTATTGACTatttcaccaaatgggttgaagctgCATCTTATGCTAATGTGACCAAGCAGGTGGTAGTCAAGTTTATCAAGAATCATATTATTTGCCGCTATGGTGTCCCTAGCCGGATCATTACAGATAATGGGACGAATCTGAAcaacaagatgatgaaagaattgtgTGATGATTTCAAGATCGAACACCATAATTCTTCGCCTTacagacctcagatgaatggtgctgttgaagctgcaaacaaaaatataaagaagatcatccagaaGATGGTGGTGACTTATAAAGATTGGCATGAGATGCTTCCCTTTGCATTACATGGATATCGTACTTCTGTACGCacatcaacaggggcaacccctttctctttggTATATGGCATGGAGGCAGTACTTCCCATAGAAGTTGAGATTCCTTCAATACGAGTTTTAATGGAGGCTGAATTATCAGAGGCTGAGTGGGTTCAAAGTAGGTATGACCAATTGAATCTGATCGAAGAAAAGCGCATGTCTGCTCTTTGTCATGGTCAGCTGTATCAAAAGAGGATGAAGCaggcttttgacaagaaagttcatCCCCGTGAATTCAAAGAAGGTGATCTTGTGCTCAAAAGGATCTTGACTTTCCAACCCGACTctaggggcaagtggacgcctaactatgaaggcccGTATGTTGTCAAGAAAGCTTACTCAGGCGGTGCCATGACTCTTCAAACCATGGATGGTGAAGAACTTCCACGTCCTGTGAACAcagatgcagtcaagaaatactttgtctaaaagttataagaacagctcggtaagtcgaaaacccgaaaagggcggcttaggcaaaaatgagcgtctcggtgggctgaaaacccgaaagggcggctcaagcaaaaattagagacattaAACAGAAATCATTATCCTGATAGGCTggaaacccgaaagggcggtctatgcaaaagttaaggataaaaaagaaaaagacaaagtaactgcgtCCAGTCAggcacaatccacttggggcatgTCTACTATCAAAGAATCTCCAAATCTGAAGCATCAAAAGCAGTAGAATTCAAGAGTTCTAAGGGGGAATGGGGTTATGAAATTCAATGTACCTTCCCAttttaaaattaccattttttttcaaattttgtaaaaaaaatccatgaaGTCATGCCATCTGCAGGCTGtcattcaatcaataatatttgaGCCTATGGCCCTTCTGTTTAAAATTCcccttttattctatttttaaagttctttccattgtttgatgataatatttcGAAGtagaattctaaaaaaaaaaaaaacttttttccatGTCTTTTTAAAAAAGGGGCATAAATGCACAAGTACATATTAGGACTTGAGAGTGAAGGAAGCATGCGTCAGCACGTTCCTCAAAGAATGGTTAGACCCCACCAGAGAACCATGATTGGACACTgagaaaattcaaaaaaaaaaaaaaaaaaagaagggcaCAACGACGGAAGTGTGTCAATGGAAGAACATTATGTATCAGCTTACAAAGGGCGACTTTTTCCAGACTTTTAATGGGTTTCATCCCCATAAGGCATGTGTTTGATACTTTGTCCCCAATGAGgtcatctccaaggaagtttgccgagtgTATAAGTACTGTGATGTCAGTCCACTTTCCACCTTACCAAATCTTCTCTTGTCTCATCGAGTCCATCTATCATATACAATAAATACATTCATGCTTTCGGACGTAATACATTCATACACCCATACATCCATGCATCAACACTTTCATACATTCTTATACAACATACGCATCGCATCATTTCGTACATGGTTGCATCAATCccacaaaattttgtttaataatatCCCCTCAGTTCGGTCCTCGTTTCATCATTATGTCAAGTGGCAAGTTCTAGTAAATGAACAGCTTGTAATCATCATTTACATCAAAGGTGTCATCCCCAGTGTGTCTGGTCAAGAGATGTCACGAATCaatcaatttcaagcggcaagtttccgacaaaaggacagcttgaatctattttcagtcaatttcaagcggcaagtttctgACAAAGGGACaacttgaatctattttcagtcaatttcaagcagcaagtttccgacaaaaggacagcttgaatctattttcagtcaatttcaagcggcaagtttctgACAAAGGGACaacttgaatctattttcagtcaatttcaagcAGCAAGTTTCTGATAAAGGGACAACTTGAACCTATTTCCagtcaatttcaaattcaaatacaaaagtgtcatccccggcgtaaagccATTTCTAGTCATGACACTAGTCAAtttccatttcaatttcaatttcaaaagtgtcatccccggcgtaaagccgtgctagtgatgtcactaatcaatttcaaagtgtCATCCCTGGCGTGAAACTGTGCCAGTGATGTCACTAGTTAATTTCAAATCACCTATCATACAGGTAATAGACAATCATcttccccagtgaaactacattcccctagCGGAGTCAGGATCCCTTTCTCTGGCGAATTTTGGGTATCCCATTGTTGTTTCTCATTCCAGTCGAGTCACCTATGTCATCATTGCACTCATTCTTGCATCAAATGCATTCatagcatcttaggtcaaaaatggtgtactttgtatttaagtctcttcgacctgTCAATTCAAAGATTCCATCTTCGAATctccggacgaagaaacttaaataggggcatctgtcataccccaatttttgacctaagatagCACTGACACGTGTCATTTAACTCCGACCGGTCTCAGCCTTTCAAgcaaaaaattcggcagggaggtattttaaaatacctcatagttgattccgagtcgggccctcttctcccaattttcattttttatctttttttagtttccatcttttatttaaattccttttaatttaattaactcatttagattttattttttagtctttctattttttcctttttattattatttattttttatgtccaaaaatatcatatttttgttcCAATCCACACAGCTGTCGCCAGCCCATTCATGTCCCCTTAATCCCAAGCCAAGGCAGTTGCTGTCTGTCCTTCAACAAGTTCCATGTCTCCAATCCAGTTCTATAAATACAAACCCACAAACCAGCAAAAAGGGAGGGCCcaacagacaaaaaaaaaaaacagatctTTCACAAAACCGAATCAAGGCCATTCATCAACCCGGATCCGATCCAAGCCGTTTTCAGAACCGAATCACCATTTTCAGCACCAACTCAATCCAACCAAGACCATCATACTCGAATCAAACCCCATTCACAAACATCAAAACCGTGAAACACCACCACCAAACCAACACAGATCCagatcaaagaaaaaaacaataaaaaggtaGTAACCCTTTTTGTAGATCTAGGGTCCGTTAAAGCTCATTTTAAAAAAAcgttttcaaaaaagaaaggagaaaggAAAGGTTAatcttttggtaaaaaaaaaaatcaaaaaaagaggAGTTTTtgactccggcgcggtggcgccgccgcgacaactcgccggccaccgcgccggaaactGAGTTTCACGGTGGTGTTCTTCAACACTCACCGGaaacttcatcaaaaaaaaaagaaagaagataagaagagagagaagagagagtacgtgagagaaaaaagagagtgaagagagagaagaaaaaaaagaaatgggagaaaaaaggaaagaatggGTATTTATACCCCTCTTCTTCAACAGATCCAATCAAGGCCGTTGATCAAATCAACGGCCGAGATTTGTTCCCCAAGGCCCAATCCTCCTCATTTTATTTCCTGCACCCTCCTTTACTGCTCACACACCCCAGcatctcatttttctaatttctttttcatgcattttaattctcgcTCTATCTGTTAATCCAAAGTGCTCTGGTCCCCAGTTAgctgttaatattataattattctccagaacaatctggtccttaataattaaattaatccagagtgctctggtccaaaattaacttaatatgatattcttgcttaatttagttattctccagaacaatctggtccttgttaattaaattaatccagagtgctctggtcctatattaactattaatattatatttttgtttaaattaattattctccagagtgctctggtcattgttaattaaattaatccagagtgctctggtcctaaattaactgttaatattatatttttgttaatccagagtgctctggtccaaacttaaatgttaatatttatttatttttgtttaacttaattattctccagaatattctggtccatgttaaaataatttcacaattcagcttaacttcatttttctcattctgcttatataattttcatatctttattccaaaaccacaaaaacattcaaataacaaatcacaaaaatattttttcattacaaaccttgattctcaaatcaagtgatcgttcttttatttttcttaatcaaatttcaaatcaattctaattcaacttcaagtctattttcttcaatctaaaaaacacaaatcaattcccatttgccatttggctttttatttcaaaacctttctcaaaacatataaaagacaccaaacaaatcaaaacgtcaatttctaccccgaactacgaggttttgatccctcacgggtacgtaggcagaggaccttgtctttccaaatcaattaaaaaaacaattttcttttttttcttttcaattgtcaactaaaaaacaattttctgttgtctcttcaattaaaatcaattttctttttccttttcaattcatctttcaattccattttcatctctttaaaagcaagcaagtttaagcacaaaaagttaaataaaaatcaagaggttctcgtagagtactacgaatatttagggtgctaataccttccctaaatataaccaacccccgaaccctaaatcttttcaaaatggatggtttggaactttttcccctaaaaaaaaatttgttcagtcgtgagataaaaagtgagtcaagagtcaatcaaatggccttgacgtccgaaaaatggcgcgacaATGATATACACTTTGAAGATGTTAAACTTTGGAAAGATATTGTATTGATAATTTGTGTTACCCAAATACtatcttgaaagaaaaaacaatatatgatttataaatttagtaaaaaaaaatgtatgatatataaAGGCTTACTTGTTCGAGAAAGTACGTGTCAAAGATAAATCAAGCTCTAGAATATTCATTATATAGTTTCATTtggataaattttatttttgatcatTATTGATTCAAATGGATTACAATAAACGAAACATATATTATTGTAAATcagaagtttacaaatcatGTTTCAAGTGATAATTCTTAGTTGTATTAAATCTCTGAATGATTACTCAAATAGTGATTTTATTGATCATTAGTGATATAGTTCCCGGAGATCTAGGCTCTGTTTGGCAAGCCCAAAaaacgagcttatagcttatagcggatagcttataagctcgtctgacaaaaaaagctctgtttggtaacagtTTTTTACAACAAGTTTATaacttatttcacgagcttataagttatttttcagaCGCTATTGCAAGTAGCGTTTGTGCTTATAACTTATAGTTTATCATCTTTTATTCCATTTCtacccttattattttaattaaaacttatatttaccctttataatttatttattactgCACATTGTTTTCATTACACATGTTACTTTCATTCATTTTGCAAttgttacatttattttttggacaaaagCAATGGCTACCTTATGTTCCTTATAACTGAATTTTATATGAATTGAATGTATCCGATTGCTTCCGatgtttttgttacaaatttagTTGCTTGCATTAGTATGACTTatgaaatatataattttttttatgtcatttatgaaaaaatgttCAACTACTTCACGTATACAGAGAcagcttattttttaaaataaactgcataatttatcttttataagtataaaaactaaaataaaatgtacttttttcaggaatgaaatgcaataaattgaaaataattatttaccgaaaaattaatttaataatatataaaatatatcttCAATTAAAAATTTACTTATGAAGTAAGAATGtgcttttatgtcattttacatttatcagctagttgaaccgctaattttaccaaacactttaattagcttatcagctatcagtcatcGGTAATAAGCTATTAGCTATAAGTTATCAGTCATCGGTTATCAGCTATGAGCTATAAGTTATCAGCTAGCtgatcagctatccgctatttttgtAAAACAGAATCCTATAAAACTATTTAAGACTCCTGAAGAGCTGATGTATTGTTAaatgaagaaacaaaattacaaattgagATTGCATTATATTCCTCTAagtctcataattttttttattgaattttaacaTATTCATCTAAATGGATATCATATTGAAAATAAAGgtgagttgttaaatatatatatatattatgagatATTCTCTAAAGAAAATAAGTGTCGtggaaatattatttttctctttgatATGTAATACACTTATATTATAGTGCAATACAAGAACATATTATTATTgtaaaccagaagtttacatattatattaaatttataattggCAAGACCGGTTGGGCTATCTCAGATCAATTGTGATGCGAAAActaattgaaaaaagaatggATATATATATTGAAGTGTTGAAAGATTCTTCAATCTAGTAAATTTTGTATGTTACTAGTTCCCAAAGAAAGTTGACAATTTGATAGAACTTATATAAGGTGATATTGTAAATCAATACATCGATCATGTGGATCGCTTAGATATTTTATGACTTTATTGATGCATCAACTATATGATAAAATGTATGTTTGTTGTCTACTCACAACTAGAAGTTTGTGAGATTGTTTACTCAAACTAAGTTGATTAAGAgtttattttccaaatttttccaGAAAATATTTAATAACTACCAATTATCAATTGAAATTTATATTGAACAACTTGTAGCATATACTCATAAAATGGACTTGAAGATCCGTTCTTTGgacgtctaaagttaattgtatgattgataCTTATGACACCGTACCTTCAAAACTC
It encodes:
- the LOC120579563 gene encoding uncharacterized protein; the encoded protein is MVGSTPKNFAEMVGMGVQLEEGVREGRLVKDGVSTSGTKKYGNHIPRKKEHEVSMVAQGRPQQTYPTYQHIAAIAPTANIIHPPNSQPQFPQYPQHPQQYPQQPYQQRPYQQQPYQQNPPHPYQQQQPRPQRMQFDPIPVTYAELLPGLLRNNLVQTRPPPPVPERLPAWYRPDQTCDFHQGAPGHNIESCYAFKYAVQRLIKEKKITFTDSAPNIQTNPLPNHGAATVNMVEDCQETHHILDVQQIRTPLVPLHAKLCKVNLFKHDHDGCNECLLNPWGCQKVKDDIQGLLNQGELVVERKCDNVCVITPEEPLEIFYDSRKSVAAPLVICLPGPIPYTSEKAIPYKYNATMIEGGREVPIPPLPSVENIAEDSRVLRNGRVIPIVFPKKVDAPVTEETRTKDSGAIKDVGQTSGTKACSDFDEILKLIKKSEYKVVDQLMQTPSKISIMSLLLNSEAHKEALMKVLEQAFVDHDVTVRQFDGIVGNITACNNLSFSDEELPEEGRNHNLALHISVNCKTDALSNVLVDTGSSLNVMAKTTYDQLTYKGTPLRQSGVMVKAFDGSRKNVLGEVILPITIGPQDFQITFQVMDIQASYSCLLGRPWIHEAGAVTSTLHQKLKFVKNGKLVTVNGEEALLVSHLSSFSFIEADSIEGTSFQGLAIEEENTKRSESSISSLKDAQKVIQAGGSPSWGKLIELPENKRREGLGFCPSADLSKPKIIVEPIRGTFHSSGFIHAIIEDNPERVPRSFVTQGGSSHNWVAVDVPFIAHLSKLKTNEPGEQHNPMISPNFEFPVYEAEEEENEEIPDEISRLLEQERKIIQPYGEELEAINLGTEEDKKEIKIGASLEASVKKRVIELLKEYVDVFAWSYRDMPGLDTDIVVHHLPLKPECPPVKQKLRRTRPDMALKIKEEVQKQIDAGFLVTSKYPQWLANIVPVLKKDGKVRMCVDYRDLNKASPKDDFPLPHIDVLVDSTAKSKVFSFMDGFSGYNQIKMAPEDKEKTSFITPWGTFCYRVMPFGLINAGATYQRGMTTIFHDMIHKEIEVYVDDMIVKSITEEQHVEYLLKMFQRLRKYRLRLNPNKCTFGVRSGKLLGFIVSQKGIEVDPDKVKAIREMPAPQTEKQVRGFLGRLNYISRFISHMTATCGPIFKLLRKDQGIDWTEDCQKAFDSIKAYLLEPPILIPPVEGRPLIMYLTVLEDSMGCVLGQQDETGRKEHAIYYLSKKFTDCESRYSMLEKTCCALAWAAKRLRHYMISHTTWLISKMDPIKYIFEKPALTGRIARWQMLLSEYDIEYRTQKAIKGSILADHLAHQPIEDYQPIKFDFPDEEIMYLKMKDCDEPLLGEGPEPESKWGLIFDGAVNAYGSGIGAIIVTPKGAHIPFTARLTFNCTNNMAEYEACIMGIEEAIDLRIKNLDIYGDSALVINQITGEWETRHPGLVPYKDYARRLLTFFNKVELHHIPRDENQMADALATLSSMYQVNRRNEVPLIHIRRLERPAHVFATEEVVDDKPWFHDIKCFLQRQEYPLGASSKDKKTLRRLSVNFFLNGDILYKRNFDMVLLRCVDKHEADLLMHEIHEGSFGTHSSGHTMAKKILRAGYYWMTIEADCYKHARKCYKCQIYADKIHVPPTALNVLSSPWPFSMWGIDMIRRIEPKASNGHRFILVAIDYFTKWVEAASYANVTKQVVVKFIKNHIICRYGVPSRIITDNGTNLNNKMMKELCDDFKIEHHNSSPYRPQMNGAVEAANKNIKKIIQKMVVTYKDWHEMLPFALHGYRTSVRTSTGATPFSLVYGMEAVLPIEVEIPSIRVLMEAELSEAEWVQSRYDQLNLIEEKRMSALCHGQLYQKRMKQAFDKKVHPREFKEGDLVLKRILTFQPDSRGKWTPNYEGPYVVKKAYSGGAMTLQTMDGEELPRPVNTDAVKKYFVIDNHLPQ